One segment of Agromyces albus DNA contains the following:
- a CDS encoding serine/threonine-protein kinase — protein sequence MTTSPDRVVGDPFVGATLDSRYRLDALIGRGGMAAVYRGEDLALGRAVAVKVFAEAAEGIDDSDRRKSETALLASLTHRALVRLYDACRDPATGREFLVMELVDGRDLREALKFGSVGPADAAGMLADLAEALHVIHSRGIVHRDVKPANVLLEPAHLPGRAWNAKLADFGIARLIDDARLTRTGLLVGTPGYLSPEQVSGAAPGPAADIYSLGLLVLEARTGVTAFPGPAVEAASARLVRDPEIPDSLGADWVSLLRSMTAREPGDRPSALDVAVAATTLDTSLDPSSTADREVTAPTISFADVSAAATQPAEVAASGVGSSGAESSENGSATAATQVLPSPDRSFFEAPAGTETAEPTTGAAHAASEQRSRRWVRPTIAISLLAVIGAVVAVLVFSSLNAEQAATTPEPLPAVPGELGVHLEELDEAVTGE from the coding sequence GTGACGACCTCCCCTGATCGCGTGGTCGGCGATCCATTCGTCGGCGCCACGCTCGACTCCCGCTACCGCCTCGACGCCCTCATCGGCCGCGGCGGAATGGCGGCCGTGTACCGCGGTGAAGACCTGGCCCTGGGCCGCGCCGTCGCGGTGAAGGTGTTCGCCGAGGCCGCCGAGGGCATCGACGACAGCGACCGCCGCAAATCCGAGACCGCGCTGCTCGCGAGCCTCACGCACCGAGCGCTCGTGCGGTTGTACGACGCATGCCGCGATCCCGCGACGGGTCGCGAGTTCCTCGTGATGGAGCTCGTCGACGGCCGCGACCTGCGTGAGGCCCTGAAGTTCGGGTCCGTCGGCCCCGCGGATGCCGCGGGCATGCTCGCCGACCTCGCCGAGGCCCTGCACGTCATCCACTCCCGCGGCATCGTGCACCGCGACGTGAAGCCCGCGAACGTGCTGCTCGAACCCGCGCATCTGCCCGGGCGCGCGTGGAACGCGAAGCTCGCCGACTTCGGCATCGCGCGGCTCATCGACGACGCCCGGCTCACCCGCACGGGGCTCCTCGTGGGCACCCCCGGCTACCTCAGCCCAGAGCAGGTCAGCGGTGCGGCGCCGGGTCCCGCCGCCGACATCTACTCGCTCGGCCTCCTCGTGCTCGAGGCGCGCACGGGCGTGACGGCGTTCCCCGGGCCGGCCGTCGAGGCCGCGAGCGCCCGGCTCGTGCGCGATCCCGAGATCCCCGATTCGCTCGGCGCCGACTGGGTGTCGCTGCTTCGCAGCATGACCGCTCGTGAGCCGGGCGACCGGCCGAGCGCACTCGACGTCGCCGTCGCCGCCACGACCCTCGACACCTCGCTCGACCCGTCGAGCACCGCCGATCGCGAGGTCACCGCGCCGACGATCTCGTTCGCCGACGTCTCAGCTGCAGCAACCCAGCCGGCCGAGGTCGCGGCATCGGGGGTCGGGTCATCAGGGGCCGAATCATCGGAGAACGGCTCCGCGACGGCTGCCACGCAGGTGCTCCCGTCGCCCGACCGGTCGTTCTTCGAGGCTCCGGCCGGCACGGAAACGGCGGAGCCGACGACGGGCGCGGCCCACGCGGCATCCGAGCAGCGCTCGCGCCGCTGGGTGCGGCCGACGATCGCGATCTCGCTCCTCGCCGTCATCGGCGCCGTGGTCGCGGTGCTCGTGTTCTCGTCGCTCAACGCCGAGCAGGCCGCGACGACGCCCGAGCCGCTGCCGGCCGTGCCGGGCGAGCTGGGCGTGCACCTCGAAGAGCTCGACGAGGCGGTGACCGGCGAATGA
- a CDS encoding exodeoxyribonuclease III, whose translation MRIATWNVNSIRTRFSRVVDWMVREDVDVLAMQEIKCTPEQFPAAAFEEAGYELAIHGFSQWNGVAIASRSPILDVATSFPGMPGFLKGEEGPDLPKEARAMGATVDGVRIWSLYVPNGRSLGDPHYTYKLDWLAALTEHTRAETSSRPELPFVLMGDFNIAPFDQDNGDPAVVEGVTTHVSPPERQAFFNLENAGVTDVVRPRIPEGYTYWDYKQLKFPRNEGLRIDFILGSAKFAEAVTDASIHRNERKGDVPSDHVPVLVEVALSEDADDLPMIFG comes from the coding sequence ATGCGCATCGCCACCTGGAACGTCAACTCGATCCGCACCCGCTTCAGCCGTGTCGTCGACTGGATGGTGCGCGAAGACGTCGACGTGCTCGCGATGCAGGAAATCAAGTGCACTCCCGAGCAGTTCCCGGCGGCGGCGTTCGAGGAGGCGGGCTACGAGCTCGCGATCCATGGCTTCAGTCAGTGGAACGGCGTGGCGATCGCGAGTCGCTCGCCCATCCTCGACGTGGCCACGAGCTTCCCCGGCATGCCCGGCTTCCTGAAGGGCGAGGAGGGCCCCGACCTGCCGAAGGAAGCGCGAGCCATGGGGGCGACCGTCGACGGCGTGCGCATCTGGAGCCTCTACGTGCCCAACGGCCGTTCGCTCGGCGACCCGCACTACACCTACAAGCTCGACTGGCTCGCGGCCCTCACCGAGCACACCCGAGCCGAGACCTCCTCACGGCCCGAGCTGCCGTTCGTGCTCATGGGCGACTTCAACATCGCGCCCTTCGACCAGGACAACGGCGACCCGGCCGTCGTCGAGGGCGTCACGACGCACGTGTCGCCGCCCGAGCGGCAGGCCTTCTTCAACCTCGAGAACGCCGGCGTCACCGATGTGGTGCGCCCGCGCATCCCCGAGGGCTACACCTATTGGGACTACAAGCAGCTGAAGTTCCCGCGCAACGAGGGGCTCCGCATCGACTTCATCCTCGGCTCGGCGAAGTTCGCAGAAGCGGTGACGGATGCCTCCATCCACCGCAATGAGCGCAAGGGTGACGTGCCGTCCGACCACGTGCCCGTGCTCGTCGAGGTCGCCCTCTCCGAAGATGCCGATGACCTCCCGATGATCTTCGGCTGA
- a CDS encoding SDR family oxidoreductase yields the protein MTRTVRGAKVLITGAAGGMGRLFADRAVAEGATSVTLWDRDVTALSRAVDELGAASRGITRVQSYVVDVSDPGAIAKHAQRVRRDVGNPDVLINNAGIVRGNRYFWETDSGDDTRPTMQVNALAPMYITREFLPGMISSSYRAARIVNIASAAGTLANPRMAVYAASKAALIGWSESLRIELEQAGHTNVRVTTVTPGYVSTGMFAGARAPVLAPILEPEYVVDRVWRAMLAGKPLLELPRSVGLSRAVRGILPTRVFDRVVGDAFGVYRSMERFTGRS from the coding sequence ATGACGAGAACGGTGCGCGGCGCGAAGGTCCTCATCACCGGCGCGGCCGGTGGCATGGGCCGCCTGTTCGCCGATCGAGCGGTGGCCGAGGGCGCGACCTCCGTCACCCTCTGGGATCGCGACGTCACCGCGCTCTCTCGCGCGGTCGACGAGTTGGGCGCCGCCTCACGCGGGATCACTCGCGTGCAGTCGTACGTCGTCGACGTCAGCGACCCCGGCGCGATCGCGAAGCACGCGCAGCGGGTGCGGCGCGACGTCGGCAATCCCGACGTGCTCATCAACAACGCCGGAATCGTGCGCGGCAATCGCTACTTCTGGGAGACCGACAGCGGCGACGACACCCGCCCGACGATGCAGGTCAACGCGCTGGCGCCCATGTACATCACCCGCGAGTTCCTCCCGGGAATGATCTCCTCGTCGTACCGCGCGGCGCGCATCGTCAACATCGCGTCGGCCGCCGGCACGCTCGCCAACCCGCGCATGGCTGTATATGCGGCCTCGAAGGCCGCGCTCATCGGCTGGAGCGAATCGCTGCGCATCGAGCTCGAGCAGGCCGGCCACACCAACGTGCGGGTCACGACGGTCACGCCGGGCTATGTCTCGACGGGAATGTTCGCGGGCGCCAGGGCGCCGGTCCTGGCTCCCATCCTCGAGCCCGAGTATGTCGTCGACCGAGTGTGGCGCGCGATGCTCGCGGGCAAGCCGCTCCTCGAGCTGCCACGCAGCGTCGGGCTCTCGCGGGCGGTGCGCGGCATCCTGCCGACGCGGGTGTTCGATCGCGTCGTGGGCGACGCCTTCGGGGTCTACCGCTCGATGGAGCGGTTCACCGGTCGCTCGTAG
- a CDS encoding TIGR03557 family F420-dependent LLM class oxidoreductase, translating into MPVHIGYAAMLERFPPAEAVTLAALAESHGFTGVMASDHFQPWLPAQGQSSFVWSVLAALGERTTGDLGPGVTTPTFRWHPAMVAQASATLGALYPGRHWLGIGSGEALNEHVVGHYWPEAPERINRMFEAVDVIKKLFAGSLAGRDVRHSGQYFKLESTRLWTMPKVAPQIFVAASGPVTARRAGRNVDGLITTGAPTDRLAALLTRFAEGAREGGRDPSKMPKVLQLHLSWAATDEEAMRNALVEWPNGGMRFARSDIRSPFEFEQLARTVRAEDFEGQMVVSADPDVHRADIQRHLDLGFDRVYLHNVGRNQAEFLEVFGREVLPALRA; encoded by the coding sequence ATGCCAGTGCACATCGGCTATGCCGCGATGCTCGAACGGTTCCCGCCCGCCGAAGCGGTGACGCTCGCCGCGCTCGCCGAGTCGCACGGCTTCACGGGCGTCATGGCGAGCGATCACTTCCAGCCGTGGCTGCCGGCGCAGGGGCAGTCGTCGTTCGTGTGGAGCGTGCTCGCCGCGCTCGGGGAGCGCACCACGGGCGACCTCGGCCCCGGCGTGACGACACCGACGTTCCGCTGGCATCCGGCCATGGTCGCCCAGGCGAGCGCGACGCTCGGCGCGCTCTACCCCGGCCGGCACTGGCTCGGCATCGGCTCGGGCGAGGCGCTCAACGAGCACGTCGTCGGCCACTACTGGCCAGAGGCCCCCGAGCGCATCAATCGCATGTTCGAGGCCGTCGACGTGATCAAGAAGCTCTTCGCGGGCTCGCTCGCCGGTCGCGACGTGCGCCATTCGGGCCAGTACTTCAAGCTGGAGTCCACGCGGCTCTGGACGATGCCCAAGGTCGCGCCCCAGATCTTCGTCGCGGCATCCGGCCCCGTGACCGCTCGCCGTGCGGGGCGCAACGTCGACGGACTCATCACCACGGGCGCGCCCACCGACCGGCTCGCCGCGCTCCTCACTCGCTTCGCCGAGGGCGCGCGCGAGGGCGGGCGCGACCCCTCCAAGATGCCGAAGGTGCTGCAACTGCACCTCTCCTGGGCCGCGACCGACGAGGAGGCGATGCGCAACGCCCTCGTCGAATGGCCGAACGGCGGCATGCGCTTCGCACGCAGCGACATCCGCTCGCCGTTCGAGTTCGAGCAGCTCGCCCGTACGGTGCGCGCGGAGGACTTCGAGGGCCAGATGGTCGTCTCGGCCGATCCTGACGTGCATCGCGCCGACATCCAGCGGCACCTCGACCTCGGCTTCGACCGCGTCTACCTCCACAACGTCGGCCGCAACCAGGCCGAGTTCCTCGAGGTCTTCGGCCGCGAGGTGCTGCCGGCGCTCCGCGCATGA
- a CDS encoding GNAT family N-acetyltransferase: protein MVTNDLSLVPKSVDETAEWLPIAMSAYEEARIAAGDTPEAAAIARQASEEQFFPDGTLIDGHFLFTIVADGEDAGWLWIGPSSDASSWWVWDIRVHDALRRRGIGRAAMLLAEDVARSQGATSVRLNVFADNEGAIRLYDQLGYETAAMHKQKRL from the coding sequence ATGGTGACGAACGACCTGAGCCTTGTGCCGAAGTCCGTCGACGAGACCGCGGAATGGCTGCCGATCGCGATGTCGGCCTACGAAGAGGCCCGCATTGCCGCAGGCGACACCCCCGAGGCTGCGGCCATCGCCCGGCAGGCCTCCGAGGAGCAGTTCTTCCCCGACGGCACGCTCATCGACGGTCACTTCCTCTTCACGATCGTGGCCGACGGGGAGGACGCCGGATGGCTCTGGATCGGGCCCTCGAGCGACGCGTCGAGCTGGTGGGTCTGGGACATCAGGGTGCATGATGCGTTGCGGCGGCGCGGGATCGGCCGGGCCGCCATGCTGCTGGCCGAAGACGTCGCCCGCTCGCAGGGCGCGACGTCGGTGCGGCTCAACGTGTTCGCCGACAACGAGGGGGCCATCCGCCTCTACGACCAGCTCGGCTATGAGACGGCGGCGATGCACAAGCAGAAGCGGCTCTGA
- a CDS encoding DUF6328 family protein, producing the protein MNRRHARPEVGPVGTSGRVDPANRVNHRADDGRNETPNERSDRNWNDILQELRVALTGTQLIGGFLLAVAFQPRFEELDAYQLTLYLVLVALAGLATVIGLAPVTLHRTLFRRQAKERVVRTGNRLLIADLAVVALLVIGVTSLVFDFALSRIAGFVALGIGAVILAALWLVLPRLQAAEVGDDADVVDAAAGVRNAGDAAAGD; encoded by the coding sequence ATGAACCGTCGCCACGCCAGGCCCGAGGTCGGCCCCGTCGGCACCAGTGGCCGCGTCGATCCCGCGAACCGCGTGAATCACCGCGCCGACGACGGACGCAATGAGACGCCCAACGAGCGCAGCGACCGCAACTGGAACGACATCCTCCAGGAGCTGCGCGTGGCGCTCACCGGCACGCAGCTCATCGGCGGCTTCCTGCTCGCCGTGGCGTTCCAGCCGCGGTTCGAGGAGCTCGACGCCTACCAGCTCACGCTCTACCTCGTGCTCGTCGCCCTCGCCGGGCTCGCGACGGTGATCGGGCTGGCCCCGGTCACGCTGCACCGCACGTTGTTCCGGCGGCAGGCGAAGGAACGAGTCGTGCGCACCGGCAACCGGCTGCTCATCGCCGACCTCGCCGTGGTCGCTCTGCTCGTCATCGGCGTGACGAGCCTCGTCTTCGACTTCGCCCTCAGCCGGATCGCCGGCTTCGTGGCGCTCGGCATCGGTGCCGTCATCCTCGCGGCCCTCTGGCTCGTGCTGCCGCGCCTGCAGGCCGCAGAGGTCGGCGACGACGCGGACGTGGTCGACGCGGCCGCCGGCGTGCGGAATGCCGGCGACGCGGCCGCCGGCGACTGA
- a CDS encoding DUF6069 family protein: MVQQSLVSRPTRRLPGRPAIVAATVAVAVLVNVVISTAGRAAGGSFRFTTQSGPAEVDVLTVVGFTVVPLLVGMTVVALLVRVWPWVVTVALFVAPALALTTIPLMTLPAAFDATSTVTLALCHVALVPTTVLGLLALRAASGGRL; the protein is encoded by the coding sequence ATGGTTCAGCAATCGCTGGTCTCACGTCCCACGCGGCGCCTGCCCGGGCGTCCCGCGATCGTCGCCGCGACGGTGGCGGTCGCGGTCCTCGTCAACGTCGTCATCTCTACAGCCGGGCGCGCGGCCGGCGGATCCTTCCGGTTCACGACGCAGTCCGGCCCGGCCGAGGTCGACGTGCTCACGGTCGTCGGGTTCACCGTCGTCCCGTTGCTCGTCGGCATGACCGTCGTCGCGCTCCTCGTGCGCGTCTGGCCCTGGGTCGTGACCGTGGCGCTCTTCGTCGCCCCGGCTCTCGCGCTGACGACCATCCCGCTGATGACCCTTCCCGCGGCGTTCGACGCGACGAGCACGGTCACGCTCGCGCTCTGCCACGTGGCACTCGTGCCGACGACCGTCCTGGGCCTGCTCGCCCTGCGAGCCGCCAGCGGGGGCAGACTGTGA
- the cofE gene encoding coenzyme F420-0:L-glutamate ligase: MAVKFSIEGVEGLPEITRGDDLAALIVDAVDLAEGDILVITSKIVSKAEGRFVQAADREQAITDETVRVVATRVFEGGVTRIVENRQGIIGAAAGVDASNAPDGTVLLLPVDPDASARALATGIRALTGAAVGVILSDTLGRPWREGQTDIAIGAAGVHVFEDLRGSTDAAGKPLAVTMPCVADEIAGAGELVKGKSSGVPVAVVRGLGRFVGDLDLPGARSIQRPADRDLFRIGADEAYNEGYRDGFDESQAEGPLDSA, translated from the coding sequence GTGGCCGTGAAGTTCAGCATCGAAGGCGTCGAGGGGCTCCCCGAGATCACGCGAGGCGACGACCTCGCCGCGCTCATCGTCGACGCGGTCGATCTCGCCGAGGGCGACATCCTCGTCATCACGTCGAAGATCGTCTCGAAGGCCGAAGGGCGCTTCGTTCAGGCCGCCGACCGCGAGCAGGCGATCACCGACGAGACCGTGCGCGTCGTCGCGACGCGCGTCTTCGAGGGCGGCGTCACCCGCATCGTCGAGAACCGCCAGGGCATCATCGGCGCGGCGGCGGGCGTCGACGCGTCCAACGCCCCAGACGGCACGGTGCTGCTGCTTCCGGTCGACCCGGATGCCTCGGCGCGAGCGCTCGCCACCGGCATCCGTGCGCTCACGGGCGCTGCCGTCGGCGTCATCCTCTCCGACACCCTCGGCCGGCCGTGGCGCGAGGGTCAGACCGATATCGCGATCGGCGCCGCCGGCGTGCACGTCTTCGAGGACCTTCGAGGGTCGACGGATGCCGCGGGCAAGCCGCTCGCCGTCACGATGCCGTGCGTCGCGGACGAGATCGCGGGCGCGGGCGAGCTCGTGAAGGGCAAGAGCTCGGGAGTGCCGGTCGCCGTGGTGCGTGGACTCGGCCGGTTCGTCGGCGACCTCGACCTGCCGGGTGCGCGCAGCATCCAGCGCCCCGCCGACCGCGACCTCTTCCGCATCGGGGCCGATGAGGCGTACAACGAGGGGTACCGCGACGGCTTCGACGAGTCGCAAGCCGAGGGTCCGCTCGATTCCGCCTGA
- the fgd gene encoding glucose-6-phosphate dehydrogenase (coenzyme-F420) has product MTLTLGYKASAEQFAPRELVEIAVAAEGHGMESVFTSDHFQPWRHEGGHAPFSLAWIAAVGERTSNIRIGTSVMTPTFRYNPAVLAQAFASFGCLYPGRIILGVGTGEALNEIATGFRGAGAQDWPEFKERFGRLRESIRLMRELWTADRVNFEGDYYSTHDASIYDRPEGGVPVYIAAGGPVVAKYAGRAGDGFICTSGKGMELYTEQLIPAVKEGADAAGRSYDAIDRMIEIKLSYEETEHAALENTRFWSPLSLSKEQKHDITDPVEMERAADALPIEEIAKRWIVGTDPDAVVADIKQYVDAGFNHLVFHAPGHDQRRFLELFERDLAPRLRALDA; this is encoded by the coding sequence ATGACGCTCACACTCGGATACAAGGCCTCGGCCGAGCAGTTCGCCCCCCGGGAGCTCGTCGAGATCGCGGTCGCGGCCGAAGGGCACGGCATGGAGTCGGTGTTCACGAGCGACCACTTCCAGCCGTGGCGGCACGAGGGCGGGCACGCGCCCTTCTCGCTGGCGTGGATCGCCGCGGTGGGCGAGCGCACTTCGAACATCCGCATCGGCACCTCGGTGATGACGCCGACGTTCCGCTACAACCCCGCCGTGCTCGCGCAGGCGTTCGCGTCGTTCGGCTGCCTCTACCCCGGCCGCATCATCCTCGGCGTCGGCACGGGCGAGGCGCTCAACGAGATCGCGACGGGATTCCGCGGCGCGGGCGCGCAGGACTGGCCCGAGTTCAAGGAGCGCTTCGGGCGGCTGCGCGAGTCGATCCGGCTCATGCGCGAGCTCTGGACCGCCGATCGCGTGAACTTCGAGGGCGACTACTACTCGACGCACGACGCGTCGATCTACGACCGCCCCGAGGGCGGCGTGCCGGTCTACATCGCGGCAGGCGGGCCGGTCGTCGCGAAGTACGCGGGCCGCGCGGGCGACGGGTTCATCTGCACGTCGGGCAAGGGCATGGAGCTCTACACCGAGCAGCTCATCCCCGCCGTCAAGGAGGGGGCGGATGCCGCGGGCCGCTCGTACGACGCGATCGACCGCATGATCGAGATCAAGCTCTCGTACGAGGAGACCGAGCACGCCGCGCTCGAGAACACCCGCTTCTGGTCGCCGCTCTCGCTCTCGAAGGAGCAGAAGCACGACATCACCGACCCCGTCGAGATGGAGCGCGCGGCCGACGCGCTGCCGATCGAGGAGATCGCGAAGCGCTGGATCGTCGGCACCGACCCCGACGCGGTCGTCGCCGACATCAAGCAGTACGTCGACGCGGGCTTCAACCACCTCGTGTTCCACGCGCCCGGCCACGACCAGCGCCGGTTCCTCGAGCTGTTCGAGCGCGACCTGGCGCCGCGGCTGCGGGCGCTCGACGCCTGA
- the cofC gene encoding 2-phospho-L-lactate guanylyltransferase, translating into MSSTVARWTVVIPVKAPAVGKTRLSPALADDARALLARAFALDTIAAALAAISVERVIVVGDDASLADGAEFLAEPAGAERGLLPAIRHGIAHARSMGPSAVAVLLGDLPGLHPDELDAALEAAARHPLAFVRDADGTGTTLATAAAGVPFEPRFGPGSAALHVAAGFVELEASAAPGLARDVDTVDGLEAVLHHGVGDHTAEAVARLADRKGTP; encoded by the coding sequence ATGAGCTCGACTGTCGCGCGTTGGACCGTCGTGATCCCCGTCAAGGCGCCCGCCGTCGGCAAGACGCGACTCTCGCCGGCGCTCGCCGACGACGCTCGCGCGCTGCTCGCCCGGGCGTTCGCGCTCGACACGATCGCCGCCGCCCTCGCGGCCATCTCGGTCGAGCGGGTGATCGTCGTGGGCGACGACGCCTCCCTCGCCGACGGAGCGGAGTTCCTCGCCGAGCCGGCCGGGGCCGAGCGCGGCCTGCTGCCGGCGATCCGCCACGGTATCGCGCATGCACGTTCCATGGGGCCGAGCGCCGTCGCCGTGCTGCTCGGCGACCTGCCGGGACTGCATCCTGATGAGCTCGACGCGGCGCTCGAGGCCGCGGCGCGGCATCCGCTTGCCTTCGTCCGCGATGCCGACGGCACGGGCACGACGCTCGCGACCGCTGCAGCCGGGGTGCCGTTCGAGCCGCGGTTCGGGCCCGGTTCGGCGGCGCTGCACGTCGCGGCCGGGTTCGTCGAGCTCGAGGCATCCGCCGCCCCTGGCCTCGCCCGGGACGTCGACACCGTCGACGGACTCGAAGCCGTGCTGCACCATGGAGTGGGCGACCACACCGCCGAAGCCGTCGCGCGCCTCGCCGACCGAAAGGGAACACCATGA
- a CDS encoding iron chaperone, translated as MTVAFETVDEYIASFPPDVQPVLQAVREAIHASVPGAEEKIRYGIAAVMLGGRYAIHFAGWKHHVGLYPVPVFDGDLEAEVEPYRAKKDSVNFPYSRPVPYDLISRMSAEIVRRRSGASAD; from the coding sequence ATGACAGTGGCATTCGAGACGGTCGACGAGTACATCGCCTCCTTCCCTCCCGACGTACAGCCGGTGCTCCAAGCCGTGCGTGAGGCGATCCACGCGAGCGTGCCGGGGGCCGAGGAGAAGATCCGCTACGGCATCGCCGCCGTCATGCTCGGAGGACGGTACGCGATCCACTTCGCCGGCTGGAAGCACCACGTCGGCCTCTACCCCGTGCCCGTGTTCGACGGCGACCTCGAAGCGGAGGTGGAGCCGTACCGCGCGAAGAAGGACTCGGTGAACTTCCCGTACTCCCGGCCCGTGCCATACGACCTCATCAGCCGGATGTCGGCAGAGATCGTGCGGCGTCGAAGCGGGGCATCCGCCGACTGA
- a CDS encoding alpha/beta fold hydrolase has protein sequence MPHLAVPGAELAYESAGHASAPALVLLHSGIATMRMWEPQVPALATGHFVVRLDARGFGATRHDGAPFSDRDDVRSVLDHLGVERATMIGAGRGGTTALDLALESPDRVTGIVTVGSGPSGFPELPLSDEEHRRIDELDAAFAASDWRRLARLETAMWAAGSGRLEDDLDPEFVALVHEIAAPNVAHAEEAVSPEPLEPPAYGRLADIRIPALILVGEYDLGPTRAHYEHVLEALPDATGFSFEDAAHLPNLERPTEFELVLLDWLGERGL, from the coding sequence ATGCCCCACCTCGCCGTCCCGGGTGCCGAGCTCGCCTACGAATCCGCCGGTCACGCGTCGGCGCCCGCCCTCGTGCTGCTGCACTCGGGAATCGCGACGATGCGTATGTGGGAACCGCAAGTGCCGGCGCTCGCAACGGGTCACTTCGTGGTGCGACTCGACGCACGCGGATTCGGTGCCACGCGGCACGACGGCGCGCCCTTCTCCGATCGCGACGACGTGCGCTCGGTGCTCGACCACCTCGGCGTCGAGCGTGCCACGATGATCGGCGCCGGCCGAGGCGGCACCACCGCCCTCGACCTCGCGCTCGAGTCCCCAGACCGCGTCACTGGCATCGTGACGGTGGGATCGGGCCCGAGCGGATTCCCCGAGCTCCCGCTCTCCGACGAGGAGCATCGCCGCATCGACGAGCTCGACGCGGCGTTCGCGGCATCCGACTGGCGACGCCTCGCCCGTCTCGAGACCGCCATGTGGGCCGCGGGCAGCGGTCGGCTCGAAGACGATCTCGATCCCGAGTTCGTCGCGCTCGTCCACGAGATCGCGGCGCCGAACGTCGCGCACGCCGAGGAGGCGGTGAGCCCCGAGCCGCTCGAACCGCCCGCGTACGGCCGGCTCGCCGACATCCGGATCCCCGCACTCATCCTGGTCGGCGAGTACGACCTGGGGCCCACGCGAGCACACTACGAACACGTGCTCGAGGCGCTGCCCGACGCGACCGGATTCAGCTTCGAGGATGCCGCGCACCTGCCGAACCTCGAGCGGCCGACGGAGTTCGAGCTCGTGCTGCTCGACTGGCTCGGCGAACGCGGGCTCTGA